GCAGGACACGGTCGCGCTTCTTGGCTCGATCATCCCGATCATCGCCATCGCAATGAGCGTGAATGTCTTCCTGGCCACCGAAGGTGTGCCCAATGCACTTGGCGCCTGGCTGCAGGCCAATGTCGGCAACGTGATCCTGTTTATCTTGGCCATGAACCTGCTTTTGCTACTTGTTGGTATGTTCATGGACACGATCTCTGCGCTGCTGATCTTTGGTCCGCTTCTTATGCCGGTGGCTGCAAGTTTTGGTATCGATCCTGTGCATCTGGGCATCATCATGGTGCTGAACCTTGAAATCGGACTTCTGACCCCGCCGATGGGGTTGAACCTGTTGGTGGCTTCCACGGCATTCAAGGAAAAGTTCAGCCTTGTGACGGTGTCGGTGCTCCCCTTCATATGCCTGATGCTACTTGTTCTGCTACTAGTCAGCTTTGTTCCATGGCTCTCTCTGGCATTGCTCTAGAAAGTCTAGCTTGTCGTGGGCACGGTTAAGAAAGCAACCCCATCTTGATGATTTCAACAGACGTTTGTATGAAGCGTTACCCAACGGACTGTCGTAAAATACTATCTTGCTCCGCCATAGGTGCCGACCTGCGGAGTGACGCGCTCTGTCAACGATGTTGGCAAGAAGCAAGGCTACAGGGAAAATGCATTTTCTCTCGCGGTATGGTCCGTGCGTCAGGCGAATTCCTGATAGTTTTGACCAATGGTCTTTGCCGCTGATTGAAGTCGCGCAAGGTGGTCTTTGGCGACGTCTTCTACGGATCTATCACCGGCATTCCAGACTAGGTTTATTGCGCCTACGGGTTCCCGGCCTGCAAGGATTGGAACCGCGATTGCCGATGGAAGTTCACCGTATTCCACGGCTCGCCCCCAATGGCCCTGCGCCCGGGCCGCATAGCCCTGTTCTGTGATGTTTCTAATAACCTGTAGAAGCTGTGGCAGGACGGCCGTATCCTCACGGGGAAGGCGGTCGACCAATTCCCGCAACGCCTGTGCGCGAGCTGAAGGCGACAGTGCCGAAATGTATGCAGACCCTAAAGCCGAGAGTATTGGAGAGGGGCGGAAGCCGACTGCATCTGGATAGACGCCGTGCTTTTTGAAGACGCGGGTGGTGTCCACGATCTCGGTGCGGCCCTCGCCAATCGCGGCAGCCAGATCGACGCCCAGACCGGTCTGCTCAGACAGTCGTACGATTTCTTCCTTGCCGACGGCCACCAGTCGGTCAACCAGATCGGGCATGCCATAAGCATGAGGAAAGGCCGAACCAAGCTGATAGCATCCATCACTGCTTCTGCGGATAAGCCAACGTCTGTTTTCCAAAGTTGCGCAGATACGCAGTAATGTAGGTTTCGCAAGCCCTGTCTGCGCAGCAAGAAAGGCAAGTGAACTGGCGCCTGAAGTATGAACAACTTCAAGCACTGTCAGCCCGCGTTCAATGGATCGGTTGAGTTTGATCATCTGAGTGTTTCACCTAGTGAAACACTCAATCGACTTTAATGAATGTGTTCAATAGTTTTTTGACACTCGATTCCACAAAGTAGCGACTGGAGTCGACCACAGCCAACCGCTTTTGGGAGGAACTCGTGTCGGAACTCAAAAAAAACACGTACCTGGAATATCCCGTGACCGCGCTCTCGCTCGCGATCATTGCAGTGGTTTTCTACGT
This DNA window, taken from Aliiroseovarius sp. F47248L, encodes the following:
- a CDS encoding helix-turn-helix domain-containing protein, whose protein sequence is MIKLNRSIERGLTVLEVVHTSGASSLAFLAAQTGLAKPTLLRICATLENRRWLIRRSSDGCYQLGSAFPHAYGMPDLVDRLVAVGKEEIVRLSEQTGLGVDLAAAIGEGRTEIVDTTRVFKKHGVYPDAVGFRPSPILSALGSAYISALSPSARAQALRELVDRLPREDTAVLPQLLQVIRNITEQGYAARAQGHWGRAVEYGELPSAIAVPILAGREPVGAINLVWNAGDRSVEDVAKDHLARLQSAAKTIGQNYQEFA